Sequence from the Undibacterium piscinae genome:
AAGCCAGTCAATACCAAGGCAGGTCCATCTACTACCGCCCAACTCAAGCGTGAGTTAAGGGTGGAAATTTTGCGTCTGTTCGCTTCGCAAAAAGTGCCCGTAGAACCCGTGTCATGAAATCCTTATTGCTACTGTTACTGCGTGGATATAAATTAGTGATCAGCCCGATGTTGGGGCCGCGTTGCCGTTTTTATCCTAGCTGTTCCGAGTATGCAGCCGAAGCAATCCGCGAATATGGTGCTTGCCAAGGTAGCCTGTTGGCAGGAAAACGCCTGTGTAAATGCCATCCATGGCATCCCGGCGGAGTGGATAATGTTCCACCCAAGGCTGAAAAACAAACATCTGCCCCCACATCTGCTGCGGGTCACTCTTCTAATCTTTCCTAATCTTCATCAAATACACAAATGGATATCAAACGTACCGTCCTGTGGGTTGTTTTTTCGATGTCGCTGTTGATCCTCTGGGACAACTGGATGCGCCATACCGGCAAGCAGTCTATGTTTTTCCCTACGCCTACCGCGCAACTGAGCAAGAATACTGCCGCTGCTGGCAGCGCTAACGCTCCTGTCGCCTCGGCTGCTGCCTCTGCCGCCACTGTGGCCAGCGTTAACGGTGCTGTGCAAGCCGCTACCGATACGCCTGCAATCAAGAGCGAGCGCATCACCATTACTACCGATTTGTTCAAGGCGGATATTGATACTATCGGCGGTGAACTCAGACGTTTGGAATTGCTCAAGCATAAAGACAGCACTGACCATACTAAGAATCTGGTGTTGTTTACCCAGGACGCCAAACGCACTTATCTGGCACAGACTGGTTTATTAGGCGGGAATTTCCCTAACCACAAATCCGGTTTCGTCGCCAAACCAGGCGTGCGCGCGCTGGGCGATGGTAATCAGGTTCAGTTGGTACTGGAATCCGAACAAGCCGGCGTTAAGCTGACCAAGACCTTTACCTTCAAAAAAGGTGACTACGTTATCGACGTTAAGCATGAAGTAAGTAATAACAGCGCCGCTGCGATTACCCCTTCACTGTATCTGCAGTTGTTGCATGACGGTACTAAGCCTGAAAGCGGCGGCATGTTCTCCGGTTCCGGCGACTTCTTCGCTCCGGCCGTGTACACCGATGCGGATAAGTTCCAGAAGCTCGATTTCGAAAAAATCGAAAAAGGCACGGAAACCCATGCGACTAAGGCCGATAACGGCTGGGTTTCCATGATTCAGCATTTCTTTGTCTCGGCTTTCATCCCTCAGGATAAGGCGCAGCGCGAAATCTTTACCAAGAAAGTTGATACCAACTTGTACGCAGTCGGCAGCATCCTGCCTATGGGTACGATCGCTCCAGGCGCGACAGTGGCAATGGATGCGCGTTTGTATTCCGGTCCGCAAGAATCTGCAATCCTGGAAAAAGTGACACCTGGCCTGGAACTGGTTAAGGATTACGGTGTATTGACTATTCTGGCTAAACCTTTGTTCTGGCTGATGGAACTGATTCACAAGATCCTGGGTAATTGGGGCTGGACTATCGTGGTCTTCACTATTGCCATCAAGCTGGCTCTGTTCCCTCTGTCTGCCGCTGGTTATCGCAGTATGGCGAAGATGAAAGTGGTCACGCCAAAAATGACTGCGGTGCGCGAGCAATATAAGAATGACCCGCAAAAAATGAATATGGCGATGATGGAGTTGTACAAGAAAGAAAAGATTAACCCGCTCGGTGGTTGCTTGCCTATCTTGATCCAGATGCCAGTGTTCCTGTCTTTGTACTGGGTATTGCAGGCCAGCGTAGAAATGCGCGGCGCACCATGGGTGGGCTGGATTACTGACCTGACCGCACCGGATCCTTGGTATATCCTGCCAGTGATTTACGCGATCTCTATGTACATCACGACCAAGCTCAATCCTGCGCCTGCTGATCCTATGCAAGCGAAGATGATGTTGTTTATGCCTTTGGCGTTCTCGGTGATGTTCTTCTTCTTCCCGTCTGGTTTGGTTCTGTACTGGGTAGTGAATAACGTATTGTCGATAGGCCAGCAATGGGTGATCAATAATAAGATGATCCCCGCTGAACATAAGTCTTGATGCACGCATGCAGATAGCAAAAAAGCCCATGCCAGCATGGGCTTTTTTTATGGCAAAGTGCCCGGCATCTTTTTTTATGTGTTAGCTTTTTTGTAGCATTTAGATCACAAGCTCTATAATTTTTTTGTAAGAAAAGCCCGCGAGGTTAGAATTCCTTATGACTCATCACATTACATACGACAGTACCCCTATCACTGCGATCGC
This genomic interval carries:
- the yidD gene encoding membrane protein insertion efficiency factor YidD is translated as MKSLLLLLLRGYKLVISPMLGPRCRFYPSCSEYAAEAIREYGACQGSLLAGKRLCKCHPWHPGGVDNVPPKAEKQTSAPTSAAGHSSNLS
- the yidC gene encoding membrane protein insertase YidC, which gives rise to MDIKRTVLWVVFSMSLLILWDNWMRHTGKQSMFFPTPTAQLSKNTAAAGSANAPVASAAASAATVASVNGAVQAATDTPAIKSERITITTDLFKADIDTIGGELRRLELLKHKDSTDHTKNLVLFTQDAKRTYLAQTGLLGGNFPNHKSGFVAKPGVRALGDGNQVQLVLESEQAGVKLTKTFTFKKGDYVIDVKHEVSNNSAAAITPSLYLQLLHDGTKPESGGMFSGSGDFFAPAVYTDADKFQKLDFEKIEKGTETHATKADNGWVSMIQHFFVSAFIPQDKAQREIFTKKVDTNLYAVGSILPMGTIAPGATVAMDARLYSGPQESAILEKVTPGLELVKDYGVLTILAKPLFWLMELIHKILGNWGWTIVVFTIAIKLALFPLSAAGYRSMAKMKVVTPKMTAVREQYKNDPQKMNMAMMELYKKEKINPLGGCLPILIQMPVFLSLYWVLQASVEMRGAPWVGWITDLTAPDPWYILPVIYAISMYITTKLNPAPADPMQAKMMLFMPLAFSVMFFFFPSGLVLYWVVNNVLSIGQQWVINNKMIPAEHKS